One genomic region from Sulfurimonas sp. encodes:
- a CDS encoding chemotaxis protein CheW, producing the protein MDEFQEILQDFLIESFELVEKLDEDLVELENTPEDLELLNGIFRVAHTVKGASSFLNFDVLTHLTHHMEDVLNQARHGDLIITPDIMDVVLESIDLMKALLNIIRDTSGDAGVDVSACVARLDKISSGSEEIETPEASVPVEEEVKEVEQEEDELDYDNMSDDDVEAEIQRLLNERQDADKAKRAAKIAAGESVPEAPPEPDAEKAATPPPPPPPPVAPAPKKEEPKEVKAAAPAKRTPAAVEQTIRVDVKRLDHLMNLIGELVLAKNRLIKINDDVEERYEGEEFLEELNQVVSIVSLVTTDLQIAVMKTRMLPIGKVFNKFPRMIRDLTRELNKKIELEIDGEETELDKSIVEEIGDPLVHIIRNSCDHGIEIPEVRVAAGKPEVGIISLKAYNEGNQIVIQIDDDGKGLDVEILKNKALENGVISEKEADSMSDKEAFGLIMRAGFSTAASVTNVSGRGVGMDVVKTNIEKVNGIIDIESEKGQGSSIKLKIPLTLAIIQALLVAVQEEYYAIPLSSVLETVRISKEEIYTVEGRSVMRLREEVLSLVHIGDIFEVERILDPNEHAYVVVLGLGAQKLGLIVDSLVGQEEIVIKSLGEYLKGIEGVAGATIRGDGGVTLIVDVVALMDMAKNVKATAMVESSSSVAQANTEKTKASDYTIMIVDDSKTDRMIMKKSLEATGMTIVEASDGQEALNILKQGDYNFDGMLVDIEMPRMDGYTLATEIKKYNRYKNLPLIAVTSRTGKSDRMRGVESGMVEYITKPYSADYLSSVVQRNVNFKSEFLS; encoded by the coding sequence ATGGATGAATTTCAAGAGATACTGCAGGATTTTTTAATTGAGTCATTTGAACTTGTCGAAAAATTAGATGAAGATTTGGTTGAGTTAGAAAACACACCAGAAGACTTAGAACTTTTAAATGGAATCTTTCGCGTTGCACATACAGTAAAGGGAGCTTCATCATTTTTAAATTTTGATGTTTTAACTCACCTTACACATCATATGGAAGATGTACTAAATCAAGCAAGACATGGTGATTTGATAATAACGCCAGATATTATGGATGTTGTCTTAGAGTCCATTGACTTAATGAAAGCACTTTTAAATATCATTCGTGATACTAGTGGAGATGCTGGGGTTGATGTTTCTGCCTGTGTTGCTAGACTTGATAAAATTTCTAGTGGAAGCGAAGAAATAGAAACTCCAGAAGCTTCTGTTCCAGTTGAAGAAGAGGTAAAAGAAGTTGAGCAAGAAGAAGATGAGTTAGACTACGACAATATGTCAGATGATGATGTAGAGGCTGAAATACAAAGACTTCTTAACGAAAGACAAGATGCAGATAAGGCAAAAAGAGCAGCTAAAATAGCAGCAGGAGAGAGTGTTCCTGAAGCTCCACCTGAACCAGATGCAGAGAAGGCAGCGACACCGCCACCACCGCCACCACCACCTGTTGCCCCAGCACCAAAAAAAGAAGAACCTAAAGAGGTAAAAGCGGCTGCTCCTGCAAAAAGAACACCAGCCGCAGTTGAGCAGACTATTCGTGTTGATGTAAAAAGACTTGATCATCTTATGAATCTTATTGGTGAACTTGTTCTTGCTAAAAATAGACTTATTAAGATAAATGATGATGTTGAAGAACGCTATGAGGGTGAAGAATTTTTAGAAGAATTAAATCAAGTAGTATCGATTGTTTCTCTTGTTACAACAGACCTTCAAATTGCGGTTATGAAAACAAGAATGTTACCTATTGGAAAAGTGTTTAACAAGTTCCCAAGAATGATTCGTGATTTAACAAGAGAGTTAAATAAGAAAATAGAACTAGAGATAGATGGCGAAGAAACAGAGTTAGATAAATCAATCGTCGAAGAGATTGGCGATCCATTAGTTCACATTATTAGAAACTCTTGTGACCATGGTATAGAAATACCAGAGGTTCGTGTTGCTGCTGGAAAACCAGAAGTAGGTATCATCTCTTTAAAAGCTTACAATGAAGGTAATCAAATCGTTATTCAAATAGATGATGATGGAAAAGGTCTTGATGTAGAAATTCTGAAAAATAAAGCTTTAGAAAATGGTGTTATCAGTGAGAAAGAAGCTGATAGCATGAGCGATAAAGAGGCTTTTGGTCTTATAATGAGAGCTGGTTTTTCTACTGCTGCATCTGTAACAAATGTTTCAGGTCGTGGCGTTGGTATGGATGTTGTAAAAACAAACATAGAAAAAGTAAATGGTATTATCGATATTGAAAGTGAAAAAGGGCAGGGAAGTTCTATAAAACTAAAAATTCCTCTAACTCTTGCAATTATTCAAGCACTTTTAGTTGCCGTTCAAGAAGAGTATTATGCGATTCCATTATCTTCTGTTTTAGAAACTGTTAGAATTTCAAAAGAAGAGATTTATACTGTTGAAGGTCGTTCAGTTATGCGACTGAGAGAAGAAGTTCTATCTTTAGTTCATATTGGTGATATTTTTGAAGTTGAGAGAATCTTAGACCCAAATGAACATGCATATGTAGTTGTTTTAGGTCTTGGTGCTCAAAAACTTGGACTTATCGTTGACTCTCTTGTTGGTCAAGAAGAGATAGTTATCAAATCTCTTGGAGAGTATTTAAAAGGCATCGAAGGTGTTGCTGGAGCTACGATCCGTGGAGATGGTGGTGTGACGCTAATCGTTGATGTTGTAGCGTTGATGGATATGGCAAAAAATGTAAAAGCAACTGCGATGGTTGAATCTTCATCAAGTGTCGCGCAAGCTAATACAGAAAAAACTAAAGCGAGTGATTATACAATCATGATAGTTGATGATTCAAAAACTGACAGAATGATTATGAAAAAATCACTTGAAGCAACAGGTATGACAATAGTTGAAGCTTCTGATGGTCAAGAAGCCTTAAATATTTTAAAGCAAGGTGATTATAACTTTGACGGAATGCTTGTGGATATAGAGATGCCAAGAATGGACGGTTATACACTAGCAACAGAGATTAAGAAATACAATAGATACAAAAACTTACCTCTAATTGCAGTTACTTCTCGTACAGGAAAATCTGATCGTATGAGAGGCGTTGAGTCTGGTATGGTTGAGTATATTACTAAACCATACTCTGCTGACTACTTATCTAGTGTAGTTCAAAGAAATGTTAACTTTAAATCGGAGTTCTTATCATGA
- the greA gene encoding transcription elongation factor GreA → MQRIEPMTLFGYEKLQAEVKNLKEVVRPQTVKDIEVALEHGDLKENAEYHAAKEQQRITDGRLADLAGIIGCAKIVDPSELEHAKISFGSTIVMTDMDTDETLTYTIVGGCESNPDNGLISFGSPLAKQLLGREEGDEVKVKLPGGEKEYEIEEVKYQEIVFECN, encoded by the coding sequence ATGCAAAGAATAGAGCCGATGACACTTTTTGGTTATGAAAAACTACAAGCAGAAGTGAAGAATTTAAAAGAAGTTGTTAGACCACAAACAGTTAAAGATATAGAAGTTGCACTAGAACATGGTGATTTAAAAGAAAATGCTGAGTATCATGCAGCTAAAGAACAACAGCGAATTACAGATGGGCGTTTAGCAGATCTTGCAGGGATTATTGGTTGTGCAAAAATAGTTGATCCAAGTGAGTTAGAACATGCAAAAATTAGCTTTGGATCTACTATTGTTATGACAGATATGGATACAGATGAAACCTTGACTTATACAATAGTTGGTGGTTGCGAGTCTAATCCAGATAATGGACTTATCTCTTTTGGTTCACCCTTAGCAAAACAACTTCTAGGCAGAGAAGAAGGTGATGAGGTAAAAGTTAAACTTCCTGGTGGCGAAAAAGAGTATGAGATAGAAGAAGTGAAATATCAGGAGATAGTTTTTGAGTGCAATTAA
- a CDS encoding ABC transporter ATP-binding protein translates to MATLIKVRDVKTIFDERVVHDGVNLEINEGEIYGLLGPSGCGKTTLLREMVMLQNFHGGSISILGHDIESIRHNEAQELRRKWGVLFQAGALFSSLSLKDNIALPLVEYTDLSQKMIDEIVEFKINLVGLKSADAVLFPSQISGGMKKKAALARALSMDPKLLFLDEPTSGLDPISARDFDSLILKLRELLGLTIVMVSHDLQSIYDTLDRVAIIDEKKIVYEGTLNNIKNTKSEFIQTFFKGVNLT, encoded by the coding sequence ATGGCTACGCTTATAAAAGTGAGAGATGTAAAAACTATTTTTGATGAAAGAGTAGTGCATGATGGAGTAAATTTAGAGATAAATGAAGGTGAAATTTATGGACTTTTAGGACCATCAGGTTGTGGTAAGACTACACTTCTTAGAGAGATGGTAATGTTACAAAATTTTCATGGTGGTTCTATAAGTATTCTTGGACACGATATAGAATCTATTAGGCATAATGAGGCGCAAGAATTAAGACGAAAGTGGGGTGTTTTATTTCAAGCTGGTGCTCTTTTTTCTTCTTTATCTTTAAAAGATAACATCGCACTACCATTAGTGGAATATACTGACCTTTCACAAAAGATGATAGATGAAATAGTAGAGTTTAAGATAAATCTTGTTGGATTGAAATCAGCAGATGCTGTGTTATTTCCATCTCAAATAAGTGGTGGTATGAAAAAAAAAGCTGCTCTTGCAAGAGCTTTGTCAATGGATCCAAAACTTCTTTTTTTAGATGAGCCTACAAGTGGATTAGACCCTATTTCAGCAAGAGATTTTGATAGTTTGATTTTAAAACTTAGAGAGTTATTAGGCTTGACAATAGTAATGGTTTCACATGATTTACAATCAATTTATGATACACTTGACCGCGTTGCAATTATTGATGAAAAAAAGATTGTTTATGAGGGGACTTTAAATAATATAAAAAATACTAAAAGTGAATTTATACAAACATTTTTTAAGGGAGTAAATTTAACATGA
- a CDS encoding UDP-2,3-diacylglucosamine diphosphatase, with product MSHNLELKEGAFIISDAHYSHRRPELLNFLQDINTDNFSPSQLIFMGDIFDTLFDNIPYTHKINAQVIDIINQISKKIELVYIEGNHDFNLSKIFPDAKVFSIDAQPISMFFEDKKVLLAHGDIQSPLLYKVYTSVVRNSFVTSFLNILDLISGHKIIKKLDDYLGEKEDCKEFIGFRKFIQNRLASKYSCNYFIEGHFHQNKTLEFENFTYINLAAFACNQRYFIVKSFKDVKLLEEISYKK from the coding sequence ATGTCCCATAACCTAGAGTTAAAAGAGGGTGCCTTTATCATTTCAGATGCACACTACTCTCATCGTCGTCCAGAACTTTTAAACTTTTTACAAGATATTAACACAGATAACTTTTCTCCTTCACAGCTCATTTTTATGGGTGATATATTTGATACTCTTTTTGACAATATTCCATATACACATAAAATAAACGCCCAAGTCATAGATATTATAAATCAAATCTCAAAAAAGATAGAATTAGTTTATATAGAGGGTAACCATGATTTTAATCTAAGTAAAATATTTCCAGATGCTAAAGTATTTAGTATAGATGCTCAACCAATATCTATGTTCTTTGAAGATAAAAAAGTATTACTTGCTCATGGAGATATACAGAGTCCTTTACTTTACAAAGTTTATACTTCTGTGGTTAGAAACTCTTTTGTTACTTCTTTTTTAAATATTTTAGATTTAATATCAGGACATAAAATCATAAAAAAGTTAGATGATTATTTGGGAGAAAAAGAGGATTGCAAAGAGTTTATTGGTTTTAGAAAATTTATACAAAATAGACTTGCATCTAAATATTCTTGTAACTATTTTATCGAAGGGCATTTTCATCAAAACAAAACTTTAGAATTTGAAAATTTCACATATATAAACTTAGCTGCTTTTGCTTGCAATCAAAGATATTTTATTGTAAAATCATTCAAAGATGTTAAATTATTAGAAGAAATTTCATATAAAAAATAG
- a CDS encoding thiamine biosynthesis protein ThiF — protein sequence MMAGFKLFCMGIIGDGCGGGREFIVQNGVLTAYDPQSEESRILLQGIKKPISISKKACIVIIKCEDEVIEFDLSLMSRV from the coding sequence ATGATGGCTGGTTTTAAACTTTTTTGCATGGGTATCATAGGTGATGGTTGTGGAGGCGGACGAGAGTTCATAGTACAAAATGGAGTTTTAACCGCATACGACCCACAAAGTGAAGAGTCACGCATACTTTTACAAGGCATAAAAAAACCAATAAGCATAAGTAAAAAAGCATGTATAGTTATCATAAAATGCGAAGATGAAGTTATAGAGTTTGATTTGTCTTTGATGAGTAGGGTTTAA
- a CDS encoding ABC-type transport auxiliary lipoprotein family protein: MIKIFLIALGLAVLTGCTTIEPPVAEYKLSVKSLEQIDDLSNGCKEKSLKVSQAFSSSSLMSLKMNYVQNKHKIYSYSQAQWNNSVNQEITSQVVKVLRESNLFKNTQTSKSRSKSDLILEINIEDFMQYFTNDSTKSYVNVAISITVIDSKTSEVLATSSFKSKNKVDSLDAKGGVKAFEIVLREVLTKSINFLNKVCE, encoded by the coding sequence ATGATAAAAATATTTTTAATAGCATTAGGTTTAGCTGTTTTAACAGGTTGTACGACTATAGAACCACCTGTTGCTGAGTATAAGTTGTCTGTTAAATCACTAGAACAAATAGATGATTTAAGTAACGGTTGTAAAGAAAAATCTTTAAAAGTATCACAGGCTTTTAGTTCAAGTTCTTTGATGTCGCTTAAAATGAATTATGTTCAAAATAAACATAAAATATATTCATACTCTCAGGCACAGTGGAATAACTCTGTAAATCAAGAAATTACCTCTCAAGTAGTGAAAGTTTTACGGGAATCAAATCTATTTAAAAACACTCAAACTTCAAAATCAAGAAGTAAAAGTGACTTGATATTAGAGATAAATATAGAAGATTTTATGCAGTATTTTACAAATGATTCTACTAAATCTTATGTTAATGTTGCGATAAGCATAACAGTTATAGATTCAAAAACAAGTGAGGTACTAGCTACTTCTAGTTTTAAATCTAAAAATAAAGTTGATTCTTTAGATGCCAAAGGTGGGGTAAAAGCATTTGAGATTGTACTTAGAGAGGTACTAACTAAAAGTATAAACTTCTTAAATAAGGTTTGTGAGTGA
- the argC gene encoding N-acetyl-gamma-glutamyl-phosphate reductase — protein MSAINVGVIGASGYTGLELVKMLINHPTFKLNYVANSEGNTTINKLHPSLNGVCEMEVQKANVDECALCCELVFLALPHKTAMEYVKELMAKDVKVVDLSADYRLPQELYEEFYTPHTDAKNLEHVVYGLPEMFRDELKSAKLVANPGCFPTSALLALLPFMDKRVPNTPIIIDAKTGVSGAGKKLSEITHFVNVNDNLFAYNPLMHRHAPEIAVKLGVSFDEVNFVPHLIPLTRGMLSSIYIQVSENFDAFEVLKEYYEKEPFVRVSQKPVDVKNVAGTNFCDLYVKQKGNILFISSAIDNLMRGASSQAVVNANIMMGLCQKDGIPNIAYVP, from the coding sequence TTGAGTGCAATTAATGTAGGAGTAATCGGGGCAAGTGGTTACACAGGATTAGAACTTGTTAAGATGCTTATAAATCATCCAACTTTTAAGTTAAATTATGTAGCAAATTCAGAAGGTAACACAACTATAAACAAACTACATCCATCTTTAAATGGTGTATGTGAGATGGAAGTGCAAAAAGCTAATGTTGATGAATGTGCTTTGTGTTGTGAGTTAGTATTTTTAGCACTTCCACATAAAACAGCGATGGAATATGTAAAAGAATTGATGGCTAAAGATGTGAAAGTGGTTGATTTGTCGGCTGATTATAGACTTCCTCAAGAGCTTTATGAAGAATTTTATACACCTCATACAGATGCTAAGAACTTAGAGCATGTTGTTTATGGACTTCCAGAGATGTTTAGAGATGAGTTAAAGTCTGCTAAACTTGTGGCAAATCCAGGGTGTTTTCCAACATCAGCACTTTTAGCTTTGCTTCCGTTTATGGATAAAAGAGTTCCAAATACTCCTATCATCATAGATGCTAAAACAGGGGTAAGCGGTGCAGGAAAAAAATTAAGCGAAATCACTCACTTTGTAAATGTAAATGATAACCTTTTTGCATACAATCCTCTTATGCATAGACATGCTCCTGAAATTGCTGTTAAACTTGGAGTTTCATTTGATGAGGTAAATTTTGTTCCTCATCTTATTCCATTAACTCGCGGGATGCTCTCTTCTATATATATTCAAGTGAGTGAAAATTTTGATGCTTTTGAAGTTTTAAAAGAGTATTACGAAAAAGAACCTTTTGTGAGAGTGAGCCAAAAACCAGTTGATGTTAAAAATGTTGCTGGAACTAACTTTTGTGACCTTTATGTAAAGCAAAAAGGTAATATTCTTTTTATATCTAGTGCAATTGATAACCTTATGAGAGGAGCATCTTCTCAAGCGGTTGTAAATGCTAATATCATGATGGGCTTATGTCAAAAAGATGGGATACCAAATATAGCTTATGTCCCATAA
- a CDS encoding ThiF family adenylyltransferase — protein MAKEDRLKLLFEDDFSKLQNAKIILLGVGGVGSFCLDCLMRSGITDVTIVDFDTYDDSNQNRQMWSELHEDELKVEALKKHYPQVKIINKRIDEEWVWDFDFDEYDLVLDAIDDTRAKLAIAQKCHKKLISSFGGAKRIDAAQVKVDDIWKTYGDRFGSKIRYELRKRGFKKKFKVIFSSEEARVKEKGSFMGVTATFGLMMCSEAVKKLLKG, from the coding sequence ATGGCTAAAGAAGATAGACTAAAACTTCTTTTTGAAGATGATTTTTCAAAACTTCAAAATGCAAAAATCATACTCTTAGGAGTTGGTGGAGTAGGGAGTTTTTGTCTTGATTGTTTAATGCGAAGCGGAATCACTGATGTTACTATCGTTGATTTTGATACTTATGATGACTCAAATCAAAACCGCCAAATGTGGTCAGAACTTCATGAAGATGAGCTTAAAGTTGAGGCTTTAAAAAAACATTACCCACAAGTTAAAATCATAAACAAACGCATAGATGAAGAGTGGGTATGGGATTTTGACTTTGATGAGTATGACTTAGTTCTAGATGCCATAGATGATACAAGGGCTAAACTTGCCATCGCTCAAAAGTGCCATAAAAAACTAATCTCTTCTTTTGGTGGTGCAAAACGCATAGATGCCGCGCAAGTTAAAGTTGATGATATTTGGAAAACTTACGGAGATAGATTTGGTTCTAAAATCCGATATGAACTTAGAAAAAGAGGTTTTAAGAAAAAGTTTAAAGTTATTTTTTCTTCTGAGGAAGCAAGAGTAAAAGAAAAAGGTAGTTTTATGGGTGTGACTGCTACCTTTGGTCTTATGATGTGTAGTGAAGCAGTGAAAAAGTTGTTAAAGGGGTAG
- a CDS encoding chemotaxis protein CheV, which produces MHINDSLKVGSNEMELVDFRIMKDEDGEIYEGIYGINVSKVREIIRLPKLTELPSTPEYIEGIFDLRDVVIPVVNLAKWMGIKEPEIKKKKVRVIITEFNNVLIGFVVHEAKRIRRINWGDIEPATFVSASIDGSKITGVTKIEGDNVLLILDLESIVQELGLYEPDVENIPDSMEDFSGLALVLDDSVTARKIVKEALGKMGFNVIEAGDGEEGLEKLNDLYKTYGDAISNQLKIIISDVEMPRMDGFHFAANVKEDERFEKIPIVFNSSISDHFSEIRGKEAGAEAYLVKFEASSFYDEVARVVRAHTKQGV; this is translated from the coding sequence ATGCATATAAATGATTCGCTCAAAGTTGGCTCTAATGAAATGGAGCTTGTTGACTTTCGCATAATGAAAGATGAAGATGGCGAAATTTATGAGGGTATATATGGTATAAATGTTTCAAAAGTACGCGAAATCATTAGACTACCAAAACTAACGGAACTCCCAAGTACGCCTGAATATATAGAAGGTATATTTGATTTAAGAGATGTCGTTATACCTGTTGTAAACCTTGCTAAATGGATGGGAATTAAAGAACCTGAAATCAAAAAGAAAAAAGTCAGAGTTATTATTACAGAGTTTAACAATGTTCTTATTGGTTTTGTTGTTCATGAAGCAAAAAGAATAAGAAGAATTAACTGGGGTGATATAGAACCAGCTACTTTTGTTAGTGCTTCAATAGATGGAAGTAAAATCACTGGTGTTACTAAAATAGAAGGCGATAATGTACTTCTTATACTAGACTTAGAAAGTATAGTTCAAGAGCTTGGACTATATGAGCCAGATGTTGAAAATATTCCAGATAGTATGGAAGATTTTTCTGGTTTAGCACTTGTTTTAGATGACAGTGTTACAGCTAGAAAAATTGTCAAAGAAGCTTTAGGAAAAATGGGCTTTAATGTCATTGAAGCTGGAGATGGAGAAGAAGGTTTAGAAAAATTAAATGACCTATATAAAACTTATGGCGATGCAATTTCTAATCAGTTAAAAATCATAATCTCTGATGTTGAGATGCCAAGAATGGATGGTTTTCATTTTGCTGCAAATGTAAAAGAAGATGAAAGATTTGAGAAAATTCCAATAGTTTTTAACTCATCTATTAGTGATCATTTTAGTGAGATTAGAGGTAAAGAAGCAGGGGCTGAAGCATACTTAGTTAAGTTTGAAGCAAGCTCATTTTATGATGAAGTTGCACGAGTTGTTCGTGCACATACAAAGCAAGGAGTATAA
- a CDS encoding chemotaxis protein CheW: protein MSDKLKEIISKQAEQQNVSLDQSDDIVQLVGFIIGEEEYAIPILSIQEIIKPFSWTRVPQVPKYVMGVFNLRGAVIPLIDLRLKFGLTEQKHNDETRFMVMKDGDDVAGFVIDRLTMAIRLKKTDISPAPDTLNGNDTMIDGVGKQEDKIITILKVKKLLERDF, encoded by the coding sequence ATGAGTGATAAATTAAAAGAAATTATTAGTAAACAAGCTGAACAACAAAATGTGTCGCTTGATCAATCAGATGACATAGTTCAACTAGTTGGATTTATTATTGGTGAGGAAGAATACGCGATTCCAATTCTTTCAATTCAAGAAATTATAAAACCTTTTTCATGGACAAGAGTTCCTCAAGTTCCAAAATATGTCATGGGTGTCTTTAACCTTCGGGGCGCAGTTATTCCTTTGATTGACCTTCGTTTGAAGTTTGGTTTAACTGAACAAAAACATAATGATGAAACTAGATTTATGGTCATGAAAGATGGAGATGATGTTGCAGGATTTGTTATAGATAGATTAACAATGGCTATAAGACTTAAAAAGACAGATATTAGTCCTGCTCCTGATACTCTCAATGGTAATGATACTATGATTGATGGTGTTGGTAAGCAAGAAGATAAAATCATAACTATATTAAAAGTTAAAAAACTCTTAGAGAGAGATTTTTAA
- a CDS encoding MlaE family lipid ABC transporter permease subunit → MKDNKLSLKFSGEFTLYSVNTYKEEIAKLDFLNVDKVEFDLEDVTYFDTAASIFINSLIKDFNYRDISSNILTQNKDILDTLELVKTSQKTSQKLPYEKEKTLIYAIGKTTHDYYIGFLAFMTFLGKLFATKVYYLKSVKNIRYKEIAFEMNESAIRALGIIALTSFLIGLVVAYQSAFQLKIYGANIFIVDMLGISILRELAPLMTAIVIAGRSGSAFTAQIGAMKITQELDAMKTMGFDPYIFLVMPRIIALMITMPILIFVADIMGVFGGVLVAYIDLDIAPTLFVERFNEVVAAKHFFIGIFKGPFFAFLIASIGVYRGLMVKDDTQSIGFNTTKSVVESIFAVIVCDAIFSIMFTNMGI, encoded by the coding sequence ATAAAAGACAATAAACTCTCCTTGAAATTCTCAGGAGAGTTTACTCTTTATAGTGTAAATACTTATAAAGAAGAAATAGCAAAACTAGACTTTTTAAATGTTGACAAGGTTGAATTTGACTTAGAAGATGTAACATACTTTGATACAGCAGCAAGTATATTTATAAATTCACTTATAAAAGATTTCAATTACAGAGATATTTCTAGTAATATACTCACTCAAAATAAAGATATCTTAGATACTTTAGAGTTAGTAAAAACTTCACAAAAAACTTCACAAAAACTTCCTTACGAAAAAGAAAAAACACTCATATATGCAATTGGAAAAACAACACATGATTATTATATAGGTTTTTTAGCCTTTATGACTTTTCTTGGCAAATTATTTGCAACTAAAGTTTATTACCTTAAATCTGTAAAAAATATTAGATATAAAGAGATAGCTTTTGAGATGAATGAAAGTGCTATAAGAGCGTTGGGAATTATTGCTTTAACAAGTTTTTTAATAGGTTTGGTTGTGGCCTATCAATCTGCATTTCAACTAAAGATATATGGAGCAAATATATTTATAGTGGATATGCTTGGCATCTCAATCCTTCGTGAGTTAGCACCGTTAATGACTGCTATTGTAATTGCAGGAAGAAGTGGTTCAGCGTTTACAGCTCAAATAGGAGCAATGAAGATTACCCAAGAATTAGATGCTATGAAAACAATGGGTTTTGACCCTTATATATTTCTCGTTATGCCTCGTATAATAGCTTTGATGATAACTATGCCTATTTTAATTTTTGTTGCGGATATTATGGGTGTATTTGGTGGAGTACTTGTTGCATATATAGATCTAGACATAGCTCCTACACTTTTTGTGGAAAGATTTAACGAGGTTGTTGCAGCTAAGCACTTTTTTATCGGTATATTTAAAGGTCCATTTTTCGCTTTTCTTATAGCATCTATTGGTGTATATAGAGGTTTAATGGTAAAAGATGATACTCAAAGTATAGGTTTTAACACAACAAAAAGTGTTGTTGAGTCTATCTTTGCAGTTATAGTATGTGACGCAATTTTTTCAATAATGTTTACAAATATGGGAATATAA
- a CDS encoding MlaD family protein yields MNNRVNYTLVGFMVLSGVALMLAFTYWLLKPSPEHETTKYNIHFNESVLGLNVDAAVKYRGINVGKVSRLRINPKNSEQVEVLISILKTTPIKETTVAKLTSQGITGLSYINLSLGVNGGPALKVKEGDEYPIIKTEASFFERFEKSLGTVSTKLSKTLSRTSELLNEENQHQISIILKSSATFMKQMEKLLDDKAIKDMHASIHNFNKLTKKFDEMMPKIDKFIDQSVAWEDSISKSLSSIMISYIGITLSMDEIKRAIASGEFNIKEIAGDVIPTMNNTLIEMQHLMISIENALNQYERSPGDILFKQEKIKKGPGEN; encoded by the coding sequence ATGAACAATAGAGTAAATTATACGCTTGTAGGTTTTATGGTTTTATCTGGAGTTGCTTTGATGTTAGCTTTTACTTATTGGCTTTTAAAACCATCGCCAGAACATGAAACTACAAAATATAATATACATTTTAATGAGTCCGTACTAGGCTTAAATGTAGATGCTGCTGTAAAATATAGAGGTATAAATGTTGGCAAAGTTAGTAGACTTAGAATAAATCCTAAAAACTCAGAACAAGTAGAAGTTTTAATAAGTATACTTAAAACAACACCGATTAAAGAAACGACAGTTGCAAAACTTACATCTCAAGGGATTACAGGACTTAGTTATATAAATCTTAGTTTAGGGGTAAATGGAGGTCCAGCATTAAAAGTTAAAGAGGGAGATGAATATCCAATTATTAAAACAGAAGCTTCCTTTTTTGAGCGTTTTGAAAAATCATTGGGTACAGTAAGCACAAAACTATCAAAAACCCTCTCCAGAACTTCTGAACTTTTAAATGAAGAAAATCAACATCAAATATCTATTATTTTAAAGTCATCTGCCACTTTTATGAAGCAGATGGAAAAACTTTTAGATGATAAAGCTATAAAAGATATGCACGCATCTATACATAACTTTAATAAGCTAACAAAAAAGTTTGACGAAATGATGCCTAAAATAGATAAATTTATAGACCAGAGTGTTGCATGGGAAGATAGTATTTCAAAATCTCTTAGTTCTATAATGATTAGTTATATTGGCATAACCTTATCGATGGATGAGATAAAAAGAGCTATTGCAAGTGGAGAGTTTAACATTAAGGAAATTGCAGGTGATGTAATCCCAACAATGAACAATACTCTTATAGAGATGCAACATTTAATGATAAGTATAGAAAATGCATTAAATCAGTATGAAAGAAGCCCCGGAGATATATTGTTTAAACAAGAAAAAATTAAAAAAGGTCCAGGAGAAAACTGA